Sequence from the Castanea sativa cultivar Marrone di Chiusa Pesio chromosome 12, ASM4071231v1 genome:
CCAATGAGCTCCGTGGCCTTCCTCATATATTCGATCAAGCTATTTGTTTCCTCTTCTCGGTGATCAAGTATTTCGTTTAATCGTGTTATCTCTTTAACCACTGGATCTATAAGATCTAgattgaatttgagttttttaagaTTTGGCTCGAACTTAAGGGCATTGCTTCCAATACTCTTAACTGTGTCATGCAACACATTAAATACCTCTCCAAACACTCCCCCCAGAGCAGCCCCTCCTACCAATGATGCCATAGCTGTCAAAGGCATGATGTTGAAACCAGTTCTGCAATAGGTGCATCAACTGCCACACTAGTGCAGCTCAAGCTGCAACATAGTGCAGCAGATAGTGCACCAGGGCAGCACCAGCATGTATCAGAACAAGCAAGACACTCTGATGGTACCAAAGCAAGTACCAGAGCAACAAATATGAAGATTGAAGAGTTGAATGATtgcttagtattttttttttctttttgagaaacacaaacacacacacacaaaaaaagattGTTTAGTAGCTGAATCTAGTAGTTCACAGTCGAAGAAAATCAAGAAATGCACAGATACATCTAAACGACAGAATAGAGATGTAGCATAGTTAGAACTGGTCTGTAAACTACTTGTGGTTTTTGTATATAACTAAAGGTAGGTTAGTGGCTCACGTGTGTTTGTTAGCGTGTGTTCACACGTGCAGAAGTTTGCTAAGTTAGTTACAGGCTCTGTTTTGGGTCTTTGAGTATATATATGTACAGATTACTTCAATCAAATGATAGATTCTTCATTTTAATCACAAATTCAGTTTCTCATAATAGCTTTGCTTTGCAAACTAACTCAAACCTCCAAtatgacaaaagaaaagaaaccaaagatTCTGTATGAAAGATCTTTGGAAACTagttaagaaacaaacacactaCATATCAACTTATCAAGGAATAGGccaaatacttaaaaataaaaaaactattggTTACCAATTTAGATCTCTATCTCTTCTGTTTCTCCTGATCAGATACCTTGCGCTGATAAGGAAACGGAGCAGAGGATCAAAGTAAAGCCATTAGAGATGAAAGAAGAATGTATGCTTCTTCCCTGTAAAACAATCATAGGGTTATAGATAAAAGACTAAACCAAGTAACAGATTTATACTTTTATCTGCAATTGTGCATGTAATTTCATGCCACGAACCTGGAAGTTTCCCAGTTTGAACACATTGACttctttgtgtttttgagtATAGACTTAGAAGGCATAAAGTATAAACTTTAACATGGTGAAGCATCATAGGTTTCAGCACCCTTTTCCCATAATTCTTTTAACTCATCAATTAATGGCCTTAAAAATACATCGATATCATTGCCAGGACCCTTTTGGCCCGGAATAAGTAGAGACATGAATAGGTAAGGCTCTTTCATACACATCCAAGGGGGAATGTTGTAAGGGAATACGACAACAGGCCAACAACTATAGCTAACACTCATGTTTTCAAAAGGATTAAAGCCATCGGTAGCTAACCCAAGCCTTACATTGCGAGGATCTAAGGAAAAGGACTCGTGTGTTCGATCAAATGATTTCCAAGCCTCAGCGTCTGCGGGATGCCTTAGTACACCATCATTAGAACGATTCTCATGGTGCCATCTCATGTCTGGCGCTGTTTTTGATGACATAAATAATCTTTGTAGCCTCGGCTTAAGAGGAAAATATCGCAATACCTTCCATGGGACTTTTTTAGCATCCCTTTTACCACCTCTGCTATTTAACTTCCATCTTGAGATTTGACAAATTGAGCACTTATCTGCTTCCGAATGCTCCTTGTAATATAGCATACAATCATTTTTGCATGCATCGATCTTTTCATAGTTTAGACCAAGATCACTAACAATCTTCTTTGCCCCATAGTGGGATATGGGCAATTTTTTACACATTGGAAATGCATCATTCAATAGCTCCAGCAAAATTGTGAATGAGTTGTTGCTCCATGAATTCTTGCACTTTATGTGCATTAATTTGACAATAAAGGACAAATTGGAATACTTTTTACATCCCAAATAAAGTGGTTGGTCTGCCTCTTTAACCAATCTATAAAACTCCTTTGCTTCTTCATTTGGATCTTGCGATTCACTCCCACTTGTTTCCTCAACATCTCTCATATGAGAATAAGCATCCCGTATCATATTATGGATATCATCAATACTTTGTTCATCATCAC
This genomic interval carries:
- the LOC142619513 gene encoding uncharacterized protein LOC142619513, coding for MKIKCPCNDCNNRYRRTRVEVTRDLLWKGMRRDYTRWHLHGEGNSDEDEEGSDEDEDNSSDDEQSIDDIHNMIRDAYSHMRDVEETSGSESQDPNEEAKEFYRLVKEADQPLYLGCKKYSNLSFIVKLMHIKCKNSWSNNSFTILLELLNDAFPMCKKLPISHYGAKKIVSDLGLNYEKIDACKNDCMLYYKEHSEADKCSICQISRWKLNSRGGKRDAKKVPWKVLRYFPLKPRLQRLFMSSKTAPDMRWHHENRSNDGVLRHPADAEAWKSFDRTHESFSLDPRNVRLGLATDGFNPFENMSVSYSCWPVVVFPYNIPPWMCMKEPYLFMSLLIPGQKGPGNDIDVFLRPLIDELKELWEKGAETYDASPC